The following coding sequences lie in one Ostrinia nubilalis chromosome 2, ilOstNubi1.1, whole genome shotgun sequence genomic window:
- the LOC135083065 gene encoding protein ECT2 isoform X6: protein MGPTRLPPTPEEEEPPQDVPLLSLIKTPDSPPIKCDLVLGPTAVLQLAERDEPPPTNARPLYSFAMRGAVICFSGFRKKDELTYLINLIHYMGGSIRKDMSSKVTHLIAAAATGEKYRYASGFGLPVLASSWVDACWQRRDDPACSATDDDIIKEHKLKVFAGARVCFVGFPEDETQHMAEVLASNGGSTCPLDDPDCTHVVVDEHNTVIAPECNPRAHIVKAEWFWASVQNEEAQDEKDYLYKDYLSELSRRSSVGGACAGALSEEGTGTPGAGVGSGNAGAGSTPAQLQRLRKRKLKGGDAALHKRRSSVGDAVLLSLSGNLLDCTPSPDGKQLLEESEVPDNVVRKLMSPRHQVFMELLQTESNYVGILHTIVTMFKQPLEEMVEEEISNGKIQALLNNTELKNIFGNLPPIYELHQRMLEELRFTAAHWSEEVSIGRLVLRYTPDMLKAYPPFINFFENTKDMLQQCDRENPRFHAFLKICQTKPECGRQSLQELLIRPVQRLPSVSLLLDDILKHTHKNNPDHALLESALAGLREVMSHINEDKRKTEGQLQMFDIYNDIEQCPPHLVSSHRTFVARCEVVELSKELSGRGDHLVLFLFTDTMEVCKKRSKAFNSKSPTNGTSTMRIGSSKPYRHISLMPLSTVKRVVDIREAEDCHNVFALMCRSNQELKEKLYSFMITDETVDKSHFLRQLCRQMANTVCKADADKFLACLESHQLDIDTSDLALSTLSKVSKFAARTRIKLEALAGLGGWLRAEPGAGLLDTWVLRAHLLAQVGRALSFNKTPSKLKRAMSSMISPFGSTTNLPAAQLAQMRLASCNNINEMGASSGGCASGGGDVLVAPLSVQPTRKAAAQAAAALRRF, encoded by the exons ATGGGGCCCACGCGGTTACCACCTACGCCTGAGGAGGAGGAGCCTCCTCAAGATGTTCCTCTGCTTTCATTGATCAAAACTCCGGACTCACCACCGATAAAATGCGATCT GGTGCTGGGCCCGACGGCGGTGCTGCAGTTGGCCGAACGCGACGAGCCGCCGCCCACCAACGCGCGCCCTCTCTACTCCTTCGCCATGCGCGGCGCCGTCATATGCTTCTCCGGATTCCGGAAGAAGGATGAGCTT ACGTACCTGATAAACCTAATACACTACATGGGCGGCTCGATCCGAAAGGACATGTCGAGTAAAGTGACGCACCTTATAGCGGCGGCGGCTACCGGTGAGAAATACCGGTACGCGTCCGGTTTCGGGCTACCGGTGCTGGCCAGCTCGTGGGTCGACGCTTGCTGGCAGCGCCGAGACGACCCCGCATGCTCTGCCACAGATGATGATATTATT AAAGAGCATAAGCTAAAAGTGTTCGCCGGCGCTCGCGTGTGCTTCGTGGGCTTCCCCGAGGATGAGACGCAGCATATGGCCGAGGTCCTGGCCAGCAATGGCGGCAGCACCTGTCCGCTCGACGATCCCGATTGCACGCACGTC GTGGTGGACGAGCACAACACAGTTATCGCGCCGGAGTGCAACCCTCGGGCGCACATCGTCAAGGCCGAGTGGTTCTGGGCGTCCGTCCAGAACGAGGAGGCACAGGATGAGAAGGATTATCTGTACAAAGAT TACCTCAGCGAGTTGTCGCGGCGTTCGTCCGTGGGCGGCGCGTGCGCGGGCGCGCTAAGCGAGGAAGGCACGGGCACGCCGGGCGCAGGCGTGGGTTCGGGCAACGCGGGCGCGGGCAGCACGCCGGCCCAGCTGCAGCGGCTTCGCAAGCGCAAGCTGAAAGGGGGCGACGCTGCGTTGCACAAACGACGCTCGTCTGTGGGCGACGCAGTTCTTCTAAGTTTGTCTGGAAACCTTCTGGATTGCACGCCCTCGCCGGATGGCAAGCAGCTATTAGAAG AATCGGAAGTTCCAGACAATGTTGTCAGGAAATTGATGTCCCCTCGACACCAAGTCTTCATGGAGCTCCTCCAAACGGAATCCAACTACGTTGGGATATTGCATACTATAGTCACT ATGTTCAAACAACCCTTGGAAGAAATGGTGGAGGAGGAAATCAGTAATGGGAAAATTCAAGCATTGCTCAATAACACAgaactgaaaaatatttttggaaacttACCGCCTATTTATGAATTGCATCA ACGCATGCTGGAGGAGCTGCGGTTCACGGCGGCGCACTGGAGCGAGGAGGTGAGCATCGGGCGGCTGGTGCTGCGCTACACGCCCGACATGCTCAAAGCATACCCGCCCTTCATCAACTTCTTCGAGAACACCAAGGACATGCTGCAACAATGCGACCGTGAGAACCCAAG ATTTCATGCATTCCTAAAAATCTGTCAGACCAAACCAGAGTGTGGCCGACAAAGTTTACAAGAACTTTTAATACGACCAGTGCAGCGTCTACCTAGTGTTAGTTTATTACTCGACG ACATACTGAAGCACACGCACAAGAACAACCCGGACCACGCGCTGCTGGAGTCGGCGCTGGCCGGGCTGCGCGAGGTCATGTCGCACATCAACGAGGACAAGCGCAAGACCGAGGGCCAGCTGCAGATGTTCGACATCTACAACGACATCGAGCAGTGCCCG CCTCACCTCGTGTCCTCCCACCGAACGTTCGTGGCGCGCTGCGAGGTGGTGGAGCTGTCGAAAGAGCTGTCGGGGCGCGGCGATCATCTCGTATTGTTTCTCTTCACAGACACGATGGAGGTGTGCAAGAAAAGATCCAAA GCTTTTAATTCTAAAAGTCCTACGAACGGCACAAGCACGATGAGAATAGGATCGAGTAAACCTTACAGGCATATATCGCTAATGCCGCTAAGTACAGTGAAACGAGTTGTGGATATCAGGGAAGCAGAAG aCTGTCACAATGTGTTTGCACTGATGTGCCGGAGTAACCAGGAGCTGAAAGAGAAATTGTACTCGTTTATGATCACAGACGAAACAGTGGACAAATCACACTTCCTAAGACAGCTCTGTAGGCAGATGGCCAACACTGTCTGCAAAGCGGATGCC GACAAGTTCCTCGCGTGTCTGGAGTCGCATCAACTAGACATCGACACCAGTGACCTGGCTCTCAGCACGCTCTCCAAAGTATCCAAATTCGCAGCGCGCACACGCATCAAG CTGGAGGCGCTGGCCGGGCTGGGCGGCTGGCTGCGCGCCGAGCCGGGCGCCGGGCTGTTAGACACATGGGTATTGCGCGCTCACTTACTCGCACAG GTGGGGCGCGCGCTGTCGTTCAACAAGACGCCGTCGAAGCTGAAGCGCGCCATGTCGTCCATGATCTCGCCCTTCGGCTCCACCACCAACCTGCCGGCCGCGCAGCTCGCGCAGATGCGACTCGCCAGTTGTAACAATATCAAC GAAATGGGCGCCAGCAGCGGCGGGTGCGCATCGGGCGGCGGCGACGTTCTTGTCGCACCGCTGTCGGTGCAGCCCACGCGCAAGGCCGCCGCgcaggccgccgccgcgctgcgCCGCTTCTGA
- the LOC135083065 gene encoding protein ECT2 isoform X5: MDELSKGMTQTGSTATTDKIQENNAGSATPVVYMNESCMECERVRAACERLGAVAAAPRPEALPPPLPPPAPPSYLVTNPFDGELFDAAHRAKYRVLGPTAVLQLAERDEPPPTNARPLYSFAMRGAVICFSGFRKKDELTYLINLIHYMGGSIRKDMSSKVTHLIAAAATGEKYRYASGFGLPVLASSWVDACWQRRDDPACSATDDDIIKEHKLKVFAGARVCFVGFPEDETQHMAEVLASNGGSTCPLDDPDCTHVVVDEHNTVIAPECNPRAHIVKAEWFWASVQNEEAQDEKDYLYKDYLSELSRRSSVGGACAGALSEEGTGTPGAGVGSGNAGAGSTPAQLQRLRKRKLKGGDAALHKRRSSVGDAVLLSLSGNLLDCTPSPDGKQLLEESEVPDNVVRKLMSPRHQVFMELLQTESNYVGILHTIVTMFKQPLEEMVEEEISNGKIQALLNNTELKNIFGNLPPIYELHQRMLEELRFTAAHWSEEVSIGRLVLRYTPDMLKAYPPFINFFENTKDMLQQCDRENPRFHAFLKICQTKPECGRQSLQELLIRPVQRLPSVSLLLDDILKHTHKNNPDHALLESALAGLREVMSHINEDKRKTEGQLQMFDIYNDIEQCPPHLVSSHRTFVARCEVVELSKELSGRGDHLVLFLFTDTMEVCKKRSKAFNSKSPTNGTSTMRIGSSKPYRHISLMPLSTVKRVVDIREAEDCHNVFALMCRSNQELKEKLYSFMITDETVDKSHFLRQLCRQMANTVCKADADKFLACLESHQLDIDTSDLALSTLSKVSKFAARTRIKVGRALSFNKTPSKLKRAMSSMISPFGSTTNLPAAQLAQMRLASCNNINEMGASSGGCASGGGDVLVAPLSVQPTRKAAAQAAAALRRF, from the exons CAGGCTCGGCGACGCCGGTGGTGTACATGAATGAGTCGTGCATGGAGTGCGAGCGGGTGCGCGCCGCGTGCGAGCGGCTGGGCGCGGTGGCGGCCGCGCCGAGGCCGGaggcgctgccgccgccgctgccgccgccagCGCCACCCTCCTACCTCGTCACCAACCCCTTCGACGGAGAACTCTTCGACGCAGCACATAGAGCCAAATACAG GGTGCTGGGCCCGACGGCGGTGCTGCAGTTGGCCGAACGCGACGAGCCGCCGCCCACCAACGCGCGCCCTCTCTACTCCTTCGCCATGCGCGGCGCCGTCATATGCTTCTCCGGATTCCGGAAGAAGGATGAGCTT ACGTACCTGATAAACCTAATACACTACATGGGCGGCTCGATCCGAAAGGACATGTCGAGTAAAGTGACGCACCTTATAGCGGCGGCGGCTACCGGTGAGAAATACCGGTACGCGTCCGGTTTCGGGCTACCGGTGCTGGCCAGCTCGTGGGTCGACGCTTGCTGGCAGCGCCGAGACGACCCCGCATGCTCTGCCACAGATGATGATATTATT AAAGAGCATAAGCTAAAAGTGTTCGCCGGCGCTCGCGTGTGCTTCGTGGGCTTCCCCGAGGATGAGACGCAGCATATGGCCGAGGTCCTGGCCAGCAATGGCGGCAGCACCTGTCCGCTCGACGATCCCGATTGCACGCACGTC GTGGTGGACGAGCACAACACAGTTATCGCGCCGGAGTGCAACCCTCGGGCGCACATCGTCAAGGCCGAGTGGTTCTGGGCGTCCGTCCAGAACGAGGAGGCACAGGATGAGAAGGATTATCTGTACAAAGAT TACCTCAGCGAGTTGTCGCGGCGTTCGTCCGTGGGCGGCGCGTGCGCGGGCGCGCTAAGCGAGGAAGGCACGGGCACGCCGGGCGCAGGCGTGGGTTCGGGCAACGCGGGCGCGGGCAGCACGCCGGCCCAGCTGCAGCGGCTTCGCAAGCGCAAGCTGAAAGGGGGCGACGCTGCGTTGCACAAACGACGCTCGTCTGTGGGCGACGCAGTTCTTCTAAGTTTGTCTGGAAACCTTCTGGATTGCACGCCCTCGCCGGATGGCAAGCAGCTATTAGAAG AATCGGAAGTTCCAGACAATGTTGTCAGGAAATTGATGTCCCCTCGACACCAAGTCTTCATGGAGCTCCTCCAAACGGAATCCAACTACGTTGGGATATTGCATACTATAGTCACT ATGTTCAAACAACCCTTGGAAGAAATGGTGGAGGAGGAAATCAGTAATGGGAAAATTCAAGCATTGCTCAATAACACAgaactgaaaaatatttttggaaacttACCGCCTATTTATGAATTGCATCA ACGCATGCTGGAGGAGCTGCGGTTCACGGCGGCGCACTGGAGCGAGGAGGTGAGCATCGGGCGGCTGGTGCTGCGCTACACGCCCGACATGCTCAAAGCATACCCGCCCTTCATCAACTTCTTCGAGAACACCAAGGACATGCTGCAACAATGCGACCGTGAGAACCCAAG ATTTCATGCATTCCTAAAAATCTGTCAGACCAAACCAGAGTGTGGCCGACAAAGTTTACAAGAACTTTTAATACGACCAGTGCAGCGTCTACCTAGTGTTAGTTTATTACTCGACG ACATACTGAAGCACACGCACAAGAACAACCCGGACCACGCGCTGCTGGAGTCGGCGCTGGCCGGGCTGCGCGAGGTCATGTCGCACATCAACGAGGACAAGCGCAAGACCGAGGGCCAGCTGCAGATGTTCGACATCTACAACGACATCGAGCAGTGCCCG CCTCACCTCGTGTCCTCCCACCGAACGTTCGTGGCGCGCTGCGAGGTGGTGGAGCTGTCGAAAGAGCTGTCGGGGCGCGGCGATCATCTCGTATTGTTTCTCTTCACAGACACGATGGAGGTGTGCAAGAAAAGATCCAAA GCTTTTAATTCTAAAAGTCCTACGAACGGCACAAGCACGATGAGAATAGGATCGAGTAAACCTTACAGGCATATATCGCTAATGCCGCTAAGTACAGTGAAACGAGTTGTGGATATCAGGGAAGCAGAAG aCTGTCACAATGTGTTTGCACTGATGTGCCGGAGTAACCAGGAGCTGAAAGAGAAATTGTACTCGTTTATGATCACAGACGAAACAGTGGACAAATCACACTTCCTAAGACAGCTCTGTAGGCAGATGGCCAACACTGTCTGCAAAGCGGATGCC GACAAGTTCCTCGCGTGTCTGGAGTCGCATCAACTAGACATCGACACCAGTGACCTGGCTCTCAGCACGCTCTCCAAAGTATCCAAATTCGCAGCGCGCACACGCATCAAG GTGGGGCGCGCGCTGTCGTTCAACAAGACGCCGTCGAAGCTGAAGCGCGCCATGTCGTCCATGATCTCGCCCTTCGGCTCCACCACCAACCTGCCGGCCGCGCAGCTCGCGCAGATGCGACTCGCCAGTTGTAACAATATCAAC GAAATGGGCGCCAGCAGCGGCGGGTGCGCATCGGGCGGCGGCGACGTTCTTGTCGCACCGCTGTCGGTGCAGCCCACGCGCAAGGCCGCCGCgcaggccgccgccgcgctgcgCCGCTTCTGA